One Meriones unguiculatus strain TT.TT164.6M chromosome 5, Bangor_MerUng_6.1, whole genome shotgun sequence DNA segment encodes these proteins:
- the LOC132653973 gene encoding vomeronasal type-1 receptor 54-like, producing the protein MNKINKLSGNTMVRNTIYAGAGIGLSGNSFLLLFHILMFIPGQRPRLTDLPISLLALIHILMLLVVSLVTTDIFMPGKRWSDSTCKFVMFLYRSFRSLSCFATSLLSILQAITLSPSSFRLAKFKYKSPHHMLGCLLFLSIFYSSISIPLITYITATPNLTSPCFTCLSQSCCAVPMSYSVHHTFFILLTSRDVIFVGLMTLSSGYMVTFLCRHKNQSQLLHSASLSLRPSAEQRATRTILCLMNFFMVMYTLDSVISYLRSIDDDLILFCVHILTAHGDATASPFLVLSTEKHITNIFRSMYGKMVNIILLRYR; encoded by the coding sequence atgaacaaaatcaacaaactgtCAGGTAACACCATGGTAAGAAACACCATTTATGCTGGAGCTGGGATTGGGCTCTcaggcaacagcttccttcttctcttccacatcctcatgtttattcctgggcagaggcccagactcactgatcttcccatcagtctcttggccctaatccacatactgatgctgCTAGTCGTTAGTTTAGTAACTacagacatttttatgccagggaagagatggagtgattccacatgcaaatttgttatgttcttgtacaggtcttttagGAGCCTCTCTTGTTTTGccactagcctgctcagcatTCTCCAGGCCATCACCCTCAGTCCCAGCAGTTTCCGTCTAGCAAAATTCAAATATAAATCTCCACACCAcatgctaggttgccttcttttcctgagtatcttttattcatccattagcaTTCCCCTTATAACATACATAACTGCAACGCCTAATCTGACCTCACCTTGTTTTACATGCCTCAGTCAATCTTGCTGTGCTGTGCCCATGAGCTACtctgtccatcacacattttttatattgttgacctccagggatgtcatctttgtaggtcttatgaccctctccagtgggtacatggtgactttcctatgcagacataagaaccagtcccagcttctccacagtgccagcctttccctcagaccatctgcagaacaaagagccacacgGACCATCCTGTGCCTCATGAATTTCTTTATGGTTATGTACACCTTGGACAGCgtcatctcctacctaagaagtatagatgatgatctgattttgttttgtgtccatATTCTCACAGCCCATGGTGATGCCACAGCCAGCCcttttttggttctcagtactgaaaagcACATAACTAACATTTTTAGATCCATGTATGGCAAGATGGTAAACATCATATTACTCAGGTATAGGTAA